In Actinoplanes sp. NBC_00393, a single genomic region encodes these proteins:
- a CDS encoding pyridoxal phosphate-dependent aminotransferase yields the protein MTEFAPNAMTALIDDHYRYDLAESTCPPVSLGDLAEPGELAAIPLGYGTTRGDARLRELIAADAGVNADQVLVTVGAIEAMFLLAQAVCGPGDRVLLVTPCFPPARTVPEGLGAHLDLVAATFDDGYRLPLDRVVAALGPRTRLVSLASPQNPSGVRVTESEVRELLAAVRERAPQAVVLVDETYRESTYADAPVPPSAAVLPGVVTCSSVSKAHGAPGLRLGWLTATDQTLYARLREAEFVTTIACSGVDEFLATRVLQRRAEILAPRTKFLGEQLGELRRWAADQPVDLVVPDGGPLSCVRLRPEIDVARFYARLAERETRVSPGSWFGEDDRVFRLGFGHLSPAEFSEALSRVAEALSLSS from the coding sequence ATGACCGAGTTCGCACCGAACGCCATGACCGCGCTGATCGACGACCACTACCGCTACGACCTGGCCGAGAGCACCTGCCCGCCGGTGTCCCTCGGTGACCTGGCCGAGCCGGGCGAGCTCGCGGCGATCCCGCTCGGCTACGGCACTACCCGCGGCGACGCCCGGCTGCGGGAACTGATCGCCGCCGACGCCGGGGTGAACGCCGACCAGGTGCTGGTCACCGTCGGTGCGATCGAGGCGATGTTCCTGCTGGCCCAGGCGGTCTGCGGGCCCGGCGACCGGGTGCTGCTGGTGACACCCTGCTTCCCGCCGGCCCGGACCGTTCCGGAAGGTCTCGGCGCGCACCTCGACCTGGTGGCGGCCACCTTCGACGACGGATACCGGCTGCCCCTGGACCGGGTCGTGGCGGCGCTCGGGCCGCGTACCCGGCTGGTCTCTCTTGCTTCTCCACAGAATCCCTCCGGTGTGCGCGTCACCGAGAGTGAGGTGCGTGAACTCCTCGCGGCGGTGCGCGAACGCGCGCCGCAGGCGGTGGTCCTGGTGGACGAGACCTACCGGGAATCGACGTACGCCGACGCGCCCGTGCCCCCGTCAGCCGCCGTCCTGCCCGGCGTGGTCACCTGCTCCTCGGTCTCCAAAGCGCACGGCGCCCCCGGCCTGCGTCTCGGCTGGCTGACCGCAACCGATCAGACCCTGTACGCCCGCCTGCGCGAAGCCGAGTTCGTCACCACGATCGCCTGCTCCGGTGTGGACGAGTTCCTGGCCACCCGCGTGCTGCAGCGGCGCGCCGAGATCCTCGCGCCGCGCACCAAGTTCCTCGGCGAGCAGCTCGGCGAGCTGCGCCGCTGGGCCGCGGACCAGCCGGTCGACCTGGTCGTGCCGGACGGCGGGCCGCTGAGCTGCGTGCGCCTGCGTCCCGAGATCGATGTGGCCCGCTTCTATGCCCGGCTCGCCGAACGGGAGACCCGGGTCTCGCCCGGCTCCTGGTTCGGCGAGGACGACCGGGTGTTCCGCCTCGGCTTCGGGCACCTGTCGCCCGCCGAGTTCAGCGAAGCCCTCAGCCGCGTCGCAGAGGCGCTGTCCCTCTCGTCGTGA
- a CDS encoding DUF402 domain-containing protein gives MGVQFDSGETVYLRHLQRQQIGLIFPFQAVAGHEDAVLLWAPAGTQGWHFNMTDGRGMAQTPLPEWSASPRVPVPHTVDHGVLSWHPYGRDYSIRWFFRPDGTFYRWYANLEAPAVTWRAGDLAGLDTTDWDLDVVIEPDRGWRWKDEEEFVARLAMPDSYWVDDEERVRRAGKEVIALAEAGAFPFDGTWCDFRPDPDWPPLPLDLPAGWDRAR, from the coding sequence ATGGGTGTCCAGTTCGATTCCGGGGAAACCGTCTACCTGCGACATCTGCAGCGGCAGCAGATCGGGCTGATCTTCCCGTTCCAGGCGGTCGCCGGCCATGAGGATGCGGTGCTGCTGTGGGCGCCGGCCGGCACTCAGGGCTGGCACTTCAACATGACCGACGGTCGCGGCATGGCGCAGACCCCGCTGCCCGAATGGTCGGCGTCGCCACGGGTGCCGGTGCCGCACACCGTCGACCACGGCGTGCTCAGCTGGCACCCGTACGGGCGGGACTACTCGATCCGCTGGTTCTTCCGGCCGGACGGCACGTTCTACCGGTGGTACGCGAACCTGGAGGCCCCCGCAGTCACCTGGCGGGCCGGCGACCTGGCCGGGCTGGACACCACCGACTGGGACCTCGACGTGGTGATCGAGCCGGATCGCGGTTGGCGGTGGAAGGACGAGGAGGAGTTCGTGGCACGGCTCGCTATGCCGGACTCGTACTGGGTCGATGACGAGGAACGGGTCCGGCGGGCGGGCAAGGAGGTGATCGCGTTGGCCGAGGCTGGTGCGTTCCCGTTCGATGGCACGTGGTGCGACTTCCGGCCGGACCCGGATTGGCCGCCACTGCCGTTGGACCTGCCGGCTGGGTGGGACCGGGCACGGTGA
- a CDS encoding DUF1304 domain-containing protein, translated as MIIIANVLVALVALIHAYILVLEMFLWTSARGRAAFGLTAEFAEQTKVLAANQGLYNGFLAAGLIWGLVADDQAAKIFFLVCVAVAGAYGAATASRRILFVQTVPAVLALGAVLLAG; from the coding sequence GTGATCATCATCGCGAACGTGCTGGTGGCGCTGGTTGCGCTGATCCACGCCTACATCCTGGTCCTGGAGATGTTCCTGTGGACGAGCGCGCGGGGCCGGGCCGCGTTCGGCCTCACCGCGGAGTTCGCGGAGCAGACCAAGGTGCTGGCCGCCAATCAGGGCCTCTACAACGGGTTCCTGGCCGCCGGTCTGATCTGGGGCCTGGTCGCCGACGACCAGGCCGCCAAGATCTTCTTCCTGGTGTGTGTGGCAGTGGCCGGCGCTTACGGGGCGGCCACCGCGAGCCGGCGTATCCTGTTCGTGCAGACCGTCCCGGCCGTGCTCGCCCTCGGCGCCGTCCTTCTGGCCGGCTGA
- a CDS encoding DUF2510 domain-containing protein — protein MRNLLLRLGTMWVGMVTVMVGFSIMAGSGSAAGGGAGALFGGVVLWLFSLLIGLALSAPAFLNPPDDNGGMWAFVVPLPFWLFLMMMKLISRIGFYVLLGAWILIFKFWDNRQNKKLPAFSNMPQQAAGPAPFGGPNPYAAQAPFGGTGANVPGPRTPGLPAASWQPDPTGRYGHRWWDGTRWTDRVANGTVQATDPV, from the coding sequence ATGCGCAACTTGCTGCTCAGATTAGGAACCATGTGGGTCGGCATGGTCACGGTGATGGTCGGTTTCTCGATCATGGCCGGGTCCGGAAGCGCCGCGGGCGGCGGCGCGGGCGCCCTCTTCGGTGGCGTCGTCCTGTGGCTGTTCTCGCTGCTCATCGGCCTGGCGTTGAGCGCGCCGGCATTCCTGAACCCGCCGGACGACAACGGGGGCATGTGGGCCTTCGTCGTTCCGCTGCCGTTCTGGCTGTTCCTGATGATGATGAAGCTGATTTCGCGAATCGGTTTCTACGTTCTGCTCGGCGCCTGGATCCTGATCTTCAAATTCTGGGACAACCGGCAGAACAAGAAGCTGCCGGCATTCAGCAATATGCCGCAGCAGGCGGCTGGGCCGGCGCCTTTCGGCGGACCGAACCCTTATGCCGCCCAGGCGCCATTCGGCGGCACCGGGGCGAATGTGCCCGGGCCGCGGACGCCGGGCCTGCCGGCAGCCTCCTGGCAGCCCGACCCGACCGGCCGCTACGGGCACCGCTGGTGGGACGGCACACGCTGGACAGACCGCGTCGCCAACGGCACCGTGCAGGCCACCGACCCGGTCTGA
- a CDS encoding SDR family oxidoreductase, with product MTRTALVTGASSGIGKATAAALATRGYRVIGTSRKPESLADDQRAPGVEYVALDLTDDASIEALADQLAGVDVLVNNAGESQSGPFEELPVDALRRLFQINVIGPVRLAQLTLPGMRERGYGRVVMIGSMLASFPLAYRSSYVATKAAIKGFSNGARHEYSPYGVWLTTVEPGSISTGISERRTKYIAPDSPHRPEFERMLAALDRNEKAGVSAERVAATIVAAIEADRPKQRYAVGSNAPLVFGLRRLLPAGIVEKVTHRKHDLSR from the coding sequence ATGACTCGCACCGCTCTGGTCACCGGCGCCTCGTCCGGCATCGGCAAGGCGACCGCGGCCGCGCTGGCCACCCGCGGCTACCGGGTGATCGGCACCAGCCGCAAACCGGAGTCGCTCGCCGACGACCAGCGGGCGCCCGGCGTGGAATATGTGGCGCTCGACCTCACCGACGACGCCTCGATCGAGGCCCTGGCGGACCAGCTGGCCGGCGTGGACGTGCTGGTCAACAACGCCGGGGAGAGCCAGTCCGGCCCGTTCGAGGAACTACCGGTCGACGCGTTGCGCCGGCTGTTCCAGATCAACGTGATCGGACCGGTGCGGCTGGCCCAGCTGACGCTGCCGGGAATGCGCGAGCGCGGCTACGGCCGGGTCGTCATGATCGGGTCGATGCTGGCGTCGTTCCCGCTGGCCTACCGCTCGTCCTACGTGGCGACGAAGGCGGCGATCAAGGGCTTCAGCAACGGCGCCCGGCATGAGTACTCGCCGTACGGAGTGTGGCTGACCACCGTCGAACCCGGCTCGATCAGCACCGGGATCAGCGAGCGGCGCACCAAGTACATCGCGCCGGACTCGCCGCACCGCCCCGAGTTCGAGAGGATGCTGGCCGCCCTGGATCGCAACGAGAAGGCTGGGGTCAGCGCCGAGCGTGTCGCCGCGACCATCGTCGCCGCGATCGAGGCTGACCGGCCGAAGCAGCGGTACGCGGTCGGCAGCAACGCCCCGCTGGTTTTCGGCCTGCGCCGCCTGCTGCCGGCCGGCATCGTCGAGAAGGTCACGCACCGCAAGCACGACCTGTCCCGCTGA
- a CDS encoding ATP-binding protein: MFVDLDVALTEVQDGSPESRLLGIGGGEQRKHNSLSEIIDHSERHGNFPVAAVDYHSIATGPDTTRQAISFGLRLFTFDGAPVAVLQRAAEARFGQPKAQMDVLTAADGVAARLIARVRELMLLRSVLRGQVLSLGGSDYEPGVGDIVFHRRPALTADQIILPPGILDRIVRHVAGVATHRDRLRAAGQHLKRGLLLYGPPGTGKTHTVRYLLGALPEVTVILLAGPSIAYIAEAAQMARALQPALVVLEDCDLVAESRDHHAGAQPLLFAVLEALDGLSDDADVAFLLTTNRVDVLEPALAQRPGRVDLAVEVPLPDAGARRSLIALYARGITFGAATLDRAAERSAGITASFAKELVRRAVLMAAEAGHEPGDTDLEAALDEMLAESESITRSLLGAQPDSVRP; the protein is encoded by the coding sequence ATGTTCGTCGACCTCGACGTGGCGCTCACCGAGGTGCAGGACGGCTCGCCGGAGTCCCGGCTGCTCGGCATCGGCGGCGGTGAGCAGCGCAAGCACAACTCGCTGAGCGAAATCATCGACCATTCCGAGCGGCACGGTAACTTCCCGGTCGCCGCCGTCGACTACCACAGCATCGCGACCGGGCCGGACACCACCCGGCAGGCGATCTCGTTCGGGCTGCGGCTGTTCACCTTCGACGGTGCCCCGGTCGCTGTGCTGCAGCGCGCCGCCGAAGCGCGGTTCGGGCAGCCCAAGGCCCAGATGGACGTGCTCACCGCGGCCGACGGGGTGGCGGCCCGGCTGATCGCCCGGGTCCGGGAGCTGATGCTGCTCCGGTCGGTGCTGCGCGGGCAGGTGCTGTCGCTGGGCGGCTCGGACTACGAGCCCGGGGTCGGCGACATCGTCTTCCACCGGCGGCCGGCCCTGACGGCGGACCAGATCATCCTGCCGCCCGGCATCCTGGACCGGATCGTGCGGCACGTCGCCGGCGTGGCCACCCACCGCGACCGGCTGCGCGCGGCGGGCCAGCACCTCAAGCGCGGCCTGCTGCTCTACGGCCCGCCCGGCACCGGCAAGACGCACACCGTACGGTATCTGCTCGGAGCCCTGCCCGAGGTCACCGTGATCCTGCTGGCCGGGCCGTCCATCGCGTACATCGCGGAGGCCGCCCAGATGGCGCGGGCGCTGCAGCCGGCGCTCGTGGTCCTGGAGGACTGTGACCTGGTCGCGGAGAGCCGGGACCACCATGCCGGGGCGCAGCCGCTGCTGTTCGCCGTGCTGGAGGCGCTCGACGGTCTCAGCGACGACGCCGACGTGGCGTTCCTGCTCACCACCAACCGCGTCGACGTGCTGGAACCCGCCCTGGCACAGCGGCCCGGCCGGGTCGACCTGGCCGTCGAGGTGCCGCTGCCGGACGCCGGGGCGCGCCGCAGTCTGATCGCGCTCTACGCGCGCGGCATCACGTTCGGCGCCGCCACACTGGACCGGGCGGCGGAACGTTCGGCGGGCATCACCGCGTCGTTCGCCAAGGAGCTGGTACGCCGGGCGGTGCTGATGGCCGCCGAAGCCGGGCACGAGCCGGGCGACACCGACCTGGAAGCGGCCCTGGACGAGATGCTCGCCGAGAGCGAGTCGATCACCCGGTCGCTGCTCGGCGCGCAGCCCGATAGTGTGCGGCCATGA
- a CDS encoding cysteine hydrolase family protein codes for MYTEPNWAASALVVIDMQVDFADDGALPIAGTDAITPNVRRLAEGYRQAGLPIVHIVRLYAPGSSDVDLPRRAFVEGGGVSAAPGTPGSAVIAGIAGPGDPLAVDAGVLLAGEPQALGKNEIVLFKPRWGAFYRTPLEAWLRERDVDTVVVAGCNLPNCPRATLFEASERDFRTVLVGDAVSQVSAERLTDLAGIGVNILPTGAVLGRVA; via the coding sequence ATGTACACCGAGCCGAACTGGGCGGCCTCCGCGCTGGTCGTCATCGACATGCAGGTGGACTTCGCCGACGACGGGGCGCTGCCGATCGCCGGCACCGACGCGATCACGCCGAACGTGCGGCGGCTGGCCGAGGGATATCGCCAGGCCGGGCTGCCGATCGTGCACATCGTCCGGCTGTACGCGCCCGGCTCGTCGGACGTGGACCTGCCACGGCGGGCCTTCGTCGAGGGCGGCGGCGTCTCGGCGGCGCCGGGGACACCCGGATCGGCGGTGATCGCGGGGATCGCCGGGCCGGGTGATCCGCTGGCGGTCGACGCCGGCGTGCTGCTCGCCGGGGAGCCGCAGGCGCTGGGGAAGAACGAGATCGTGCTGTTCAAGCCGCGGTGGGGGGCGTTCTACCGGACGCCGCTGGAGGCGTGGCTGCGGGAACGGGACGTGGACACCGTGGTGGTCGCGGGCTGCAACCTGCCGAACTGTCCACGGGCCACGCTCTTCGAGGCGAGCGAGCGGGACTTTCGTACGGTGCTGGTCGGCGATGCGGTCTCGCAGGTCAGCGCGGAGCGGCTGACGGATCTGGCGGGCATAGGCGTGAACATTCTGCCCACCGGAGCGGTGCTCGGCCGGGTCGCCTGA
- a CDS encoding ABC transporter ATP-binding protein, with protein sequence MTAIAISGLTKTFGRTTALDGLDLTVQEGEVHGFLGPNGSGKTTTIRVLLGLLRADAGTVRLLGGDPWTDAVALHRRLAYVPGDVILWPGITGGEVIDVLGRLRGGLDRKRRDELLERFDLDPSKKARAYSKGNRQKVALVAALASDAELLLLDEPTSGLDPLMESEFQRCVRQVKAEGRTVLLSSHILAEVEALCDRVSIIRLGRTVESGTLRELRHLTRTSISVETARPVTGLDGLPGVHDAVLEDHHARFDVDTQGLEPVMQRLATLGVRSITSTPPTLEEMFLRHYGDDGS encoded by the coding sequence ATGACTGCGATTGCGATCTCCGGCCTGACCAAGACCTTCGGCCGGACCACCGCGCTGGACGGGCTCGACCTGACCGTGCAGGAGGGCGAGGTGCACGGCTTTCTCGGGCCCAACGGCAGCGGCAAGACCACCACCATCCGGGTCCTGCTCGGCCTGCTGCGTGCCGACGCCGGAACGGTGCGACTGCTCGGCGGCGACCCGTGGACCGACGCGGTGGCCCTGCACCGGCGTTTGGCGTACGTGCCCGGCGACGTGATCCTCTGGCCCGGCATCACCGGCGGCGAGGTGATCGACGTGCTCGGCCGGCTGCGCGGCGGCCTGGACCGCAAACGCCGCGACGAACTGCTCGAACGTTTCGATCTGGACCCGTCGAAGAAGGCCCGCGCCTACTCGAAGGGCAACCGGCAGAAGGTGGCGCTGGTCGCCGCGCTCGCGTCCGATGCCGAACTGCTGCTGCTCGACGAGCCGACCAGCGGCCTCGACCCGCTGATGGAGTCGGAGTTCCAGCGCTGCGTCCGCCAGGTCAAGGCGGAGGGCCGGACCGTGTTGCTGTCCAGCCACATCCTGGCCGAGGTGGAGGCGCTCTGCGACCGGGTCAGCATCATCCGGCTGGGCCGCACCGTGGAGTCGGGCACGCTGCGCGAATTGCGGCACCTCACGCGTACCTCGATCTCGGTGGAGACCGCCCGCCCGGTCACCGGCCTGGACGGCCTGCCGGGCGTGCACGACGCGGTCCTCGAGGACCATCACGCCCGGTTCGACGTGGACACCCAGGGCCTGGAGCCGGTCATGCAGCGGCTGGCGACCTTGGGCGTACGCAGCATCACCAGCACACCGCCCACCCTGGAGGAGATGTTCCTGCGCCACTACGGGGACGACGGGTCATGA
- a CDS encoding ABC transporter permease, with translation MTGTGILLSFNLRRDRVALPLWIGGAGLLFLIQSTQSQNLYGTPEELAALRATLGGNTAVIAMSGPVELLESIGGEIVFEIFAFAAIIVALMNMFLVGRHTRGDEETGRAELIRSARVGRRSPLQAALLLAVLADLSVAVAIFAIGVGTGLPAAGSLLVAVALAGVGLVFAALTAVAAQVFEHARGVYGAVGVAIGAAYMLRAAGDAGNPALSWASPIGWGQRTFPYGQDRWWPVLLMIGTAVLLTGIAIVALDRRDFGAGLVRSRPGPPRASWALGTPTGLAWRLHRGSVIGWVLGVGVLGAAYGSLGDSIEQYLADNPEVSEFLPGGASDVVDAYLALTIAMGALLAAAFGVAAALRARAEETAGRAEPLLATAVSRGAWLGSHLGVALAGSALVLLAAGFGEGLAYGLTVNDPGQAVRMTGVALVYLPAVWAVVAVAALSLGWWARAAAVAGWVALGYCAVVELFADSFNLPEWMQQASPFVHLPDAPLESVTATPLIVVGVVVVALITAGFAGFRRRDVGY, from the coding sequence ATGACCGGGACCGGGATTCTGCTGAGCTTCAACCTGCGCCGGGACCGGGTCGCGCTGCCGTTGTGGATCGGCGGCGCCGGGCTGCTGTTCCTGATCCAGTCCACCCAGAGCCAGAACCTCTACGGCACCCCCGAGGAGCTCGCCGCGCTGCGCGCCACCCTCGGCGGCAACACCGCGGTGATCGCCATGAGCGGCCCGGTCGAGCTGCTCGAAAGCATCGGCGGCGAAATCGTCTTCGAGATCTTCGCGTTCGCCGCGATCATCGTCGCCCTGATGAACATGTTCCTGGTCGGCCGGCATACCCGCGGCGACGAGGAGACCGGCCGGGCCGAGCTGATCCGCTCCGCCCGGGTCGGCCGGCGCTCGCCGCTGCAGGCCGCCCTGCTGCTGGCCGTGCTCGCCGACCTCTCGGTCGCCGTGGCGATCTTCGCGATCGGTGTCGGCACCGGCCTGCCGGCGGCCGGTTCGCTGCTGGTCGCCGTGGCCCTCGCCGGTGTCGGGCTGGTCTTCGCGGCGCTGACCGCGGTGGCCGCGCAGGTGTTCGAGCACGCCCGGGGCGTCTACGGCGCGGTCGGCGTGGCGATCGGTGCGGCCTACATGCTGCGGGCCGCCGGCGACGCCGGAAACCCCGCGCTGTCCTGGGCGTCGCCGATCGGCTGGGGTCAGCGCACTTTTCCGTACGGTCAGGACCGCTGGTGGCCGGTGCTGCTGATGATCGGTACGGCCGTCCTGCTGACCGGCATCGCGATCGTCGCCCTGGACCGGCGCGACTTCGGGGCCGGTCTGGTGCGGTCCCGGCCGGGTCCGCCGCGGGCGTCGTGGGCGCTGGGCACTCCCACCGGCCTGGCCTGGCGGCTGCACCGGGGCAGCGTGATCGGCTGGGTGCTCGGGGTGGGTGTGCTCGGGGCGGCCTACGGCTCGCTGGGTGACAGCATCGAGCAGTACCTCGCCGACAACCCGGAGGTGTCCGAGTTCCTGCCCGGCGGGGCGTCCGATGTCGTCGACGCGTACCTCGCTCTCACCATCGCCATGGGCGCGCTGCTCGCCGCGGCCTTCGGCGTGGCTGCGGCCCTGCGGGCGCGCGCCGAGGAGACCGCCGGCCGTGCCGAGCCGCTGCTGGCCACCGCGGTCAGCCGGGGCGCCTGGCTCGGCAGCCACCTCGGCGTCGCCCTGGCCGGCAGCGCGCTGGTGCTGCTCGCCGCCGGCTTCGGCGAGGGCCTGGCGTACGGCCTGACCGTGAACGACCCCGGCCAGGCCGTGCGGATGACCGGGGTGGCCCTGGTCTACCTGCCCGCGGTCTGGGCGGTCGTGGCGGTGGCCGCGCTGAGCCTCGGCTGGTGGGCGCGCGCCGCGGCGGTCGCCGGCTGGGTCGCGCTCGGCTACTGCGCCGTGGTCGAGCTCTTCGCCGACTCGTTCAACCTGCCGGAGTGGATGCAGCAGGCCTCGCCCTTCGTCCACCTGCCCGACGCGCCCCTGGAATCGGTGACCGCCACACCTCTGATCGTCGTCGGCGTCGTGGTCGTGGCCCTGATCACCGCCGGCTTCGCGGGCTTCCGTCGCCGCGACGTCGGCTACTGA
- a CDS encoding sensor histidine kinase, which produces MTVDGERRRLAELHEYQVLDTPPQEELEAVVRVAAAVAGVPTAALNLIDDRRQCQLTTVGFPGRDCARSEAMCAVRLDAGRFVHLPDARLDPDYRSNPWVTGALGSIVFYASAPLVTPRGSVLGTLCVFDGVPRELTAAQIGRLEDLAAIVVAFFERRRHARLTAELAAGNEARKQWTETVMDTIDVAVIAIDPGYRVTMFNRAARDLHAPDVDLAAAPVDVAGRYSLYELDGTPVPDDEIPLMVAMSGRGPVTGREMLIRRPGAGPRRVRANARALQADGGAVLGAVVALQDVTAEATRRRLLDEARDRLAAANADLRRSNADLTNFAGAVSHDLVAPLAAVGGALELIADDLDGRALGWADAAGRAVVRMRDLIVALLDYARAGSAPVRRVRVPLKNLLDQAMLDLRAEIEAAGARVSVTGPLPVLSCDPVLIRQLLQNLLANAVKYRHPRRPCRITVSADGDGVAVADNGLGVPAEHRDRVFDMFTRLDPRAEEGQGIGLASCLRIVDRHGGRIRMEENPQGGVTVVFQLPGPAG; this is translated from the coding sequence GTGACGGTGGACGGGGAGCGGCGGCGGCTTGCCGAGCTGCACGAGTACCAGGTGCTCGACACGCCGCCGCAGGAGGAGCTGGAGGCGGTGGTCCGGGTCGCGGCGGCGGTGGCCGGGGTCCCGACGGCCGCCCTGAACCTGATCGACGACCGCCGGCAGTGCCAGCTGACCACGGTCGGCTTCCCGGGCCGCGACTGCGCCCGCTCCGAGGCGATGTGCGCGGTACGCCTGGACGCCGGCCGGTTCGTCCACCTGCCGGACGCCCGCCTCGACCCGGACTACCGCTCGAACCCGTGGGTCACCGGCGCCCTCGGCTCGATCGTCTTCTACGCCTCCGCGCCGCTGGTCACCCCGCGTGGTTCGGTGCTCGGCACCCTGTGCGTCTTCGACGGCGTGCCGCGGGAGCTGACCGCCGCGCAGATCGGCCGGCTCGAGGACCTGGCCGCCATCGTCGTGGCGTTCTTCGAGCGCCGCCGGCACGCCCGGCTCACCGCCGAGCTGGCCGCCGGGAACGAGGCCCGCAAGCAGTGGACCGAGACGGTGATGGACACCATCGACGTCGCGGTGATCGCGATCGACCCCGGCTACCGGGTCACCATGTTCAACCGGGCGGCCCGCGACCTGCACGCCCCGGACGTGGACCTGGCGGCGGCGCCGGTGGACGTGGCCGGCCGTTACTCGCTGTACGAGCTGGACGGCACCCCGGTCCCGGACGACGAGATCCCCCTGATGGTGGCGATGTCCGGGCGCGGTCCGGTCACCGGCCGGGAGATGCTGATCCGGCGGCCGGGTGCCGGGCCGCGCCGGGTACGGGCGAACGCGCGAGCCTTGCAGGCCGACGGCGGCGCGGTGCTCGGGGCGGTGGTGGCGCTGCAGGACGTGACCGCCGAGGCGACCCGGCGGCGGCTGCTCGACGAGGCCCGGGACCGGCTGGCCGCGGCGAACGCCGACCTGCGCCGTTCCAACGCCGACCTGACCAACTTCGCCGGCGCGGTCAGCCACGACCTGGTCGCTCCGCTGGCCGCGGTGGGCGGCGCACTGGAGCTGATCGCCGACGATCTGGACGGCCGGGCGCTCGGGTGGGCGGACGCCGCCGGACGGGCGGTCGTCAGGATGCGGGACCTGATCGTCGCGCTGCTCGACTACGCCCGCGCCGGCAGCGCACCGGTGCGGCGCGTACGCGTACCCCTGAAGAACCTCCTCGACCAGGCAATGCTGGACCTGCGTGCCGAGATCGAGGCGGCCGGGGCACGCGTCAGCGTGACCGGACCGCTGCCGGTGCTCTCCTGCGACCCGGTGCTGATCCGGCAGCTGCTGCAGAACCTGCTGGCGAACGCGGTGAAGTACCGGCATCCGCGGCGGCCGTGCCGGATCACGGTGAGCGCGGACGGCGACGGGGTGGCGGTGGCCGACAACGGCCTCGGCGTGCCGGCCGAGCACCGCGACCGGGTCTTCGACATGTTCACCCGCCTGGACCCGCGCGCCGAGGAGGGGCAGGGCATCGGCCTGGCCAGCTGCCTGCGCATCGTCGACCGGCACGGCGGCCGCATCCGGATGGAGGAGAACCCGCAGGGCGGTGTGACGGTCGTGTTCCAGCTGCCCGGGCCGGCCGGGTAA